Within the Beduinella massiliensis genome, the region GGGTGTGGGCCGCTACGGGCTCATCGGCACCTATCTGTTCGCCCTGATCGCCAGGGTTCCGATACGCGAGCTGTATCTGTTCAAGTACGTGGCGATCGCCTGCGACTTCGCGCTCGCGTTCGCGCTCTGCGCGCTGGTGGAGCGCTTCGTCGATCGCCGGCGCGGCACGTTCGCGATGCTCGCGGTGCTTTACAATCCCCTGACGTGGCTCACGAGCGCTTACTGGGGCCGATGGGACGCTTTGTGCGCGCTGCTCGTCGTGCTCTCGCTCCTCGCGCTTTTGCAAAAGCGCAGGACGCTGTGCGCCGTGCTGTTCGCGCTCGCCTACGCCGCGTCGCCCGAAGCGCTGTTTCTGCTGCCGCTTCTGCTGCTCTGGCCGCATCACGGCCTGAAGGCCTCCCACCTGGGCGCGGCGCTTCTTACGCTGCTCGCCGCCGCCCTGCCCATGGCGTTCCTTTCCTCCCCCGCGGCGGCGCTTGAGGGCGTCGGCCCCGCGCGTCTCTTCGCGGATTCCGCCGCGCAGCTGCAAAACTGCGCGCCCACGCTCTATCAGTTCGTTCCCGCCTCCAACCTGCGCTACCGCGAACAGTACGGCTTTCTGCAATTCGTCCAAGGCATCGAGCCCGCGGAGAGCAGCAAGTGGTACACGCAGGAGGCTATCGACCGTATCTTCCAGGCGGGCGTGTATGCGGCGGTCGTCGTGCTGCTGGGCGCCGCTGCCGCGTGCCGGAGGCTCCGGCGCGCCGTTTCAAAGGATCAGCTGTGGCAGGTTGCGCTCATGGCGTCCGTCTTCGTGCCCATGATTCTGCCGGGCATGAATCCGCGCAGCTTCTACCTCGCTTCGTCGTTTTCTCTGCTGTACGCGCTGCGCTACGAAAAACGCATCCGCGTCGCCGTGCTCGTGATGGGGGCGGCATTCCTCTCCTACGTCCCGTCCCTGACTGGGCAGTACGTCGTCCCGCTCACCCTCGCCATGGGCATGAACGTGCTTTCGCTCTTTCAGGTCGGGCGCGACTTTGCCGCGCAGGTGGCCCCGCGCGCAAGGGAGCTGCCGGAACTTCGCCCCGCCGCGAGGGATAGAATCTAATGCAATTCTCATGAATCTGTAAGGCCGTTCCAAAGCGCGTCTTTCCGCCCCATGGTATGATGGATGCACGCTAAAGGAATGCCCAACAGACAAGGAGGAGTCCATTTTATGGCAAACTATACGGTGGAACAAATCGAGTACCTGCGCGAAAAGGCCTACCTGACCTACGAAGAGGCGCTGGAAGTGCTGGAGCGCTTTAACGGCGACCTGACGCGCTGCCTGGTCGATCTAGAGCGCCGCGGACGCATCCGTCCCGCGCCCCGAAGCGGTGCGCCCCGCCCCAAAGCGCGCGCACAGAAGCCGGAACCGGAGTTCGGCCGCAGCTCCGCAAAGCGCGAAGCGCCGAAGGGCCGGGACGCCGACTGGCACGGCATCTTCTCCACGTTCCTGCACACGAACTTCATCGTCACCAAGGACGGAGGCACGATCGCCAACCTGCCGGTGCTCTTCGTGCTCCTGGTCTTCCTCTTCGCTCCGCACGTGATGATCCCCAGCATCCTGCTCATGTTCGTGCTCGGCTGCCGCGTCAACCTCAAGACCGCGCGCAAAGACGGCAGCGTCGAGGAAGAGATCCGCAACATCGTGGACAACGCGGCGGAAAACATCCGCAAGACCGCGGACAGCTTCGCGGAAGCGGCCAAGAGCACGGCCGAGACCGTGCGCAACAGCGCGAAGCAGGCGCCGGAGGAAACGGCGAACACTTACGAGACGCCCGCAGCGGAGGACGCGCCCTACGGCGAGGTCGTTCAGGAATTCGACGTCCGCCCCGCGCAGGAAGCGCCCAAGGCCGAAACCCCGGCAGAGGACGCTGCGCCCCACGCCGGCGAGCCCATTGAAAAATCGCCCGAAGACGGCGAGGAAAACGAAATCACCATCGGCTGAGCCATGCCTGAAAGGACGGAACCATGCCCAAGATCCTGATCGTCGAAGATGAAACGAAGATCGCCCGCTTTGTGGAGCTGGAACTCATGCACGAAGGCTACACCGTCGCAACCAGCGGAGACGGCCGCAGCGGCCTGGAAAGGGCGCTGAACTGGCAGCCGGACCTGATCGTCCTGGACCTGATGCTGCCCGGCCTGTCGGGCATCGAGGTCTGCCGCCGCGTGCGCCAGGAGAGCGACATCCCCATCATCATGCTGACGGCCAAGGACGACGTGTCCGACAAGGTCATGGGCCTGGACATGGGGGCGGACGACTACATGACAAAACCCTTCGCGATCGAGGAACTGCTCGCCCGCATCCGCGTGCTGCTCAAGCGGCGCGCGCGCGGGCAGGGCGGCGGCGCGGAGAGCAGCACCCTGCGCGCGGGCGGGCTCACGCTGGACAAGAAGTCCTATGCGGTCGCCTATAACGGCGAGCCCATCGCGCTCACGAAGAAGGAGTTCGACCTCCTGTGCTACCTCATGGAGCACGCGGGGCAGGTCGTCACGCGCGACATGCTGCTCAACGACGTGTGGGGTTATGAATATGCGGGTGACACGAACATCGTGGACGTGTACATCCGCTATTTGCGTACCAAGATCGATGAAAAGACGGGGGTAAAGTACCTGCACACCGTGCGCGGCGTGGGGTACATGCTGCGCTATGAAGAGTAACCGCAAGGCCGTCAAGGCGGAGAAGAAGCGGGAACGGCGGCGGCAAAAACGGGAGCGAAGCGCGCGGATTCGCATCGCCAAGCAGGAACGAAAGCGCGCCCAGAAGGCCGCGCGCAAGCAATACACCTACAACAAGCGCATGGCGGTCTACGGCGAGGATAACCTCTTCAACCGCATCAGCGGCCGCACGCACCGGGTCGCGGTGCAGGCGGTCAGCAACATCCGCCTGTCGCTCAGCCTGCGCATCTCCTGGAACTACACGCGCCTGCTGCTGTCCATGTGCGCTACGGAGCTGCTGCTATGCCTCATCCTCGCGGTCGGGCTTGAAATGTACGTCCTGCCCCGCGACGCGGCGGAAAACGTGTATCACGGCGCGCAGAGCGCCGTCCCCGCGGTGACGGTCGTCGCTTCCCCCGACCGCCCCGCCCATCAGCTTTACGTCGGGAATCTCTTCGGCGGCTTTTCCGGCCTTTCCTGGGAGGGGCGGCACCACCTGAAGCTGACCTATCGCGTGAGCGACCTGTACGTGACCTACGACGTGGCCTGGCACGTGGCGGCGCTGGGCATGCTGGTGGCCGTGCTGCTCGCGCTGGACGTGCTGCGGGCGCTGCGCTTCATGTCTGCGGGACGGCGCATCAACGCGCAGGTGCTCGAGCCCATCGACGAGATCACCGCCCTTGCCCAGAAGCTCTCCGTCAACGACCTGGGACGGCGCATCAACGTGGAGGGCACGAAAAACGAGCTCAAGGATCTGGCGGTCGTCATCAACGAGATGCTCGACCGCATCGAGCTGGCCTATAATGGGCAAAAGCAGTTCGTTTCGGACGCCTCGCACGAGCTGCGCACCCCTATCGCCGTCATACAGGGCTACGCGAACCTGCTGGATCGCTGGGGCAAGGATAACCCGCAGGTACGCGACGAGGCCATTTCCGCGATCATCAGCGAAACGCAGAGCATGAAAGAGCTGGTGGAAAAGCTGCTCTTCCTCGCCCGGCACGACAAGAAGACGCTGAAGCTTAGGCCGGAGCGGTTCGACGTGCGCGACATGATCGACGAGTCGATCAAGGAGACGGAAATCATCACCGCCGCGCACACGGTTCGCACCGGCAAGCTGGATCATGCGGTCGTGAACGCGGACCGCGGCGCGCTCAAGCAGGCCGTCCGCATCCTGGTGGACAACGCGGTCAAGTACACGCCCGACGGCGGCGTCATCACCATCGAATGCGCGGCCAGCGCGGAGAGCGTCGCCCTCTCTGTCACGGATTCGGGCGTCGGCATCTCCGGCAGCGAGCTTTCCGCGATCTTCGACCGCTTCTACCGCGCGGACGCCGCGCGGTCCGGCGAGACGCCGGGCCATGGCCTGGGGCTCTCCATCCTCAAGATCATCGTGCTCAGCCTCGGCGGCAAGGTGCGCGTGCGCTCCACCGTCGGCAAGGGCTCGACGTTCACCATTCTGCTGCCCCGGGTCGGCTGAGCCGCGCAAAAGCGCGGCTCACTTTTTGCCCCACAACCCGCCCCGCGGCAGCCAAAGCAAAAATAGATATTGCCCTCGACATCAATTTGTGATAAAATAAACATACAAAAAACACAAGGCTCCGCGTACAATGGACCCATCGGGCCCCCTGTACCATTGGGCGCGGCGAGCAATCGCCGCACCTGCCGTTTTGCGAAGGAGCTTCTCTGCCGTTTCAAATAAAGGGATAGATTTATCCTTTTTGAGGGCGGCGGGGAAGGCTCTGTTTTTTGTGTCTTCGTGTTTCATTTCTCCTCTAGGTAGAGGACCCGGAATCTTTATAGGAGGGAAAAACTATGTCTGAGAAAAAGCGCATCTTTGACAAGGCAATGACCCGGCGCCAATTCCTGAAGGTATCCGGCAAGGGTATGGCGGGCCTGGCCCTTTCGACCAGCCTGCTGAACCTGTTCGGCGTGACCAAGGCTGAGGTGGAGTCGGGCGCGGTGAGCGTGCTGGCGACTGCCGACGGCGTGCTCGTCGCCAACGGCGCGCGCTGCACGGGCTGCCAGCGCTGCGAAATGAACTGCTCCCTGATCAACGACGGCAAGGTCATGCCCTACATCAGCCGCGTGAAGGTGCTGCGCAACTACTACCACGGCAACGACGGCGAGAAGGGCGGCGTGTTCGGCTCCTTCGATTACACGCCCGACACCTGCCATCAGTGCGAGGATCCCGCCTGCCTCAAGGCGTGTCCCATGGGCGCCATCTCCGTTCGCGAGTCGGACGGCGTGCGCGTGATCGATCAGGAAAAGTGCGTCGGCTGCGGCGCCTGTGTCGCTGCCTGCCCGTACCACATGCCCACCATCGATCCCGAGACGAACAAGTCCACCAAGTGCGTTTCCTGCGGTTTCTGCGCGGAGAACTGCCCCTGCGGCGCCCTCAAGATCGTCAAGTGGGAAGACGTCGCCGCCGCCATGGAATGATCCCGCCGACAATCGAAATAGGAGGTAGAACAGTATGTATGCTTGGACCGGCAAAATTCTCCGCCTGAACATGACGGCGAAGACCGCCACCATCGAAGATAACAAGTATTGCAAGGATTACCTGGGCGGCCAGGGCCTGGCCAACAGGATCATTTACGAGGAAGTGCCCGCCGGCACCCACCCGCAGGACGAGGCCTCCAAGATGGTCATCGCCGCGGGCACGCTCGCCGGAACCGGCGCGGCCTGCTCCGGGCGCACCAGCGTCTCGCTGATGTCCGCCTTCACGGAAAAGCCCACGATCGTCGATGCCCACATGGGCGGCAACATGGCCCCCCAGATCAAGTTCGCGGGCTACGACGCCATCATCGTCGAGGGCAAGGCCGACGCGCCCACCTGGGTCAAGATCCTCAACGACGAGGTCACCTTCGAGGACGCCTCCGGCGTCTGGGGCAAGGGCACCCGCGAGACCACCGCAATCCTGAACAAAGAAGCGGGCCCCGAATTCTGCGTCTGCGCCATCGGCCCGGCGGGCGAGAACCTGGTCAACGATTCCATCATCGTCAACTCCATGTGCCACGCGGCGGGCTGCGGCTCCGGCGCGCTGTGGGGCAGCAAGAACCTGAAGGCCATCGTCATCCACGGCACGAAGTCCGTCGCCGTGGCCGACCCGAAGACCACCATCGAGCTGCAGCAGTATCAGCTGAGGGAGCTCATCGGCGCGAACAACAACCACGTGCAGCCCGCCACCCAGCAGAGCTGGAACGAGTTCGTAGGCAGCACCCGCTGGCAGGGCGGCCCCGGCAAGGAATGGGGCGAGGCCATCGGCGGCCCGCTGGACACCGGCGAGCAGAAGCCCGGCGACATCAACGCCGTGGGCATGCGCAACCACACCATCAACTTCTTCATGGGCGACGTGGCCTTTAAGCACACCGTGAAGAACGGCGGCTGCCATTCCTGCCCGATCCGTTGCTTCCCGGACCTGCACTTCGACGCATTGAAGGAATACGGCACGCAGGACAACACCGCCACCTGCATGACGCTGATGCGCGCAAACGACTTCTACAACGGCCACGTGAAGGACTTTGTGGACGAGGGCGACGGCGGCCTGACGCTCGGCTCTCACTGCGAGTGGCTGATGGACGACTACGGCGTGTGGTGCGGCTACGGCGACCTGGACTACACGTTCTCCTACTGCATGAAGAACGACATCTTCAAGCAGAAGCTCTCCGCCGAGGAGTACGCCGAGATTCCGTGGGATCTGATGGAGGCGGGCGATCCGCTGTGGGCCAACGAGATGATCAGCCGCATCGCCACGAAGAAGGGCGAATTCGGCCGCGTGCTCGGCATGGGCTCTCTGTGGACCGCGAAGGAATGGGATCTGCCGGATTCCTTCTGGAACGAAGCGACCGGCACGTACTTCAACTTCAAGAAGGGCTACATTCGCCATCACTCCAGCGAGTCCTTCGGCCAGGTCGGCGGCCTCATCAACATCGTGTTCAACCGCGATTCCATGTGCCACACCCACCAGAACTGCCTCGGCAACGGCCTGCCCTATGACATCGTAAAGGGCGTGCTGGAAGAGAAGTTCGGCGAGGGCTGCGCCGACAAGAGCGCGAGCTACACCCCGATGAACCCGGCCAAGGCCAAGTTCGCCAAGTGGGCCATCGTGCGCAACAACGTGCACGACAGCCTTGCCCTGTGCAACTGGGTATGGCCGATGACCTTCTCCCCCATGAAGGAGCGCGACTACAAGGGCGATACCGCGCTGGAAGCCAAGCTGCTCACCGCCGTCACCGGCGAGGAGTGGACCGAGGAGAGCCTGGACTTCGTCGGCGAGCGCATCATGCAGCTGCAGCGCGCCATGACCGCGCTGGAGATGAACTCCAAGAACCTGCGCGCGGATCACGACGGCGTCAGCGACTGGGTGTTCGACCGCGATCCCGACAAGGAAGCCTTCACCGAAGGCACCACCAAGCTGGAGCGCGAGGACTGGGAGAAGGCCCTGGACCTGTACTACGAGGAGTGGGGCTGGGACAAGGCCACCGGCATCCCGACCCGCGCCACGCTGGAGAAGTTCGATCTGAAGGATCTCGCGGACGAGCTGGAGACGGCCGGCCTGCTGCCCGCCTGATTTCCGCACCGCAAGCCTGTTGGGGGAGGGGCGCTTCTTTGGAAGCGTCCTTCCCCTTCATTCGTTCTATATCTTGGAGGTGATCGCCATGACGGACAGGGAAAAGCACGACGCGCCGGCGGACGAGATGGCAGGCGCGCAGGACGACGCGCCGGCGGAGGCGCGGGAACTGACGCCCGAGGAACAGGCGCTCGAAGCCAGGAAGCTTTCGTGGGAGGTCTGCGCGGCCTCCGTCCGTGAAAGAGCGCAGGCGCTTGAGTACCTGACGCTGACGGAGCTCTGTGCGCAGCTTGAGATGGAAAGAGACGCCACCGCCGCCCTGATGGACGAGGTCCGGGAGCAGGCGGACTATCAGGACATCTGCGTGTACAAGGGCGCGAAGGACCTGTACTATTATACCTACCCGAAGCTGGCCCATAACTACGTCAAGAACGTGGCGCTGGCCCAGGAAAACGACCTGCCCCGGATCATCGCCGAGGTCGTCCGCTATGAATCCAAGACGTATCCCCGGGCGACGGCGATTGACACGTTTTCCAAATTCCCCTATCATTTTACCGAAATTCAAGTCAAGCGAATGCTGGAGAAGATGTCGCGCCAGTCGGAATACGAAGACATCCAGCTCTATGAAAGCGGGCAGAAAAACCTCTACATTTTCTCCACGCAATTCCTTTCCCGGAATTATGCCTCCTCCCTCGTAGAGATGAGCGAGGACAAGCGCATGTGGCTTTAAGCCGTTTATCCACAAGTTTTCCCCCGAAAAGGTCGCAAAGACGCAAAAAAGGCTTCGGATAGCGTGTCCGAAGTCTTTTTCGCCCTGTAAAACAAAAGAAAGTCCGTATGTTTTCCACAGTCCCTGTTCAAAACGCCGCTTATATCAACGCAAAGTAAGCGAGCGCCTTGTAGATGCCGTCCTCCAGGACGCGCCCTGTCACGTAGGCGCAATGTGGAATGATCTCGGGCGCACTGCCGCCCATCGCGATGCTGCCGGGCACATGGCGCAGCATCGACAGATCGTTCGCGCTGTCGCCCACCGCAAAGCAGTCTGCGAGCGGGATATTCAGCTTCGCGCACAGCAGGTCGACGCCGGAGGCCTTGGAAAAGCCGTGCGGCACGATCTCACCCTCGTTTCCGCCGCGCTCGATCCAGTCAAAGCGCCCGTCGATGTGCGCGCGAAAGCCCTCTACGTCGCTTTCCGGCTGCACATAAATGTAGAACTTGCTGAACGCAAAGCTCGGGTCCTCGGCCTTGACGGGCGCGCCGAGCCCACGGCTGCGGAACATCCGCATCGCCGCATCCAGCTCCGCGTAGCGTCCGGCCATCTCTGGATCGCCGTAGATATCGCCGCTTCCCTCGAAAAAGGCCGGCATCCGCAGCTCCCGCAGCGCGCGCACGAGCTCCACGGACTCGTCGTGCCCCAACTCGCGGGCAAGCAGGTTCTCGCCGTGCAGCTCGACGTGCGTGCCGCAGCCG harbors:
- a CDS encoding response regulator — translated: MPKILIVEDETKIARFVELELMHEGYTVATSGDGRSGLERALNWQPDLIVLDLMLPGLSGIEVCRRVRQESDIPIIMLTAKDDVSDKVMGLDMGADDYMTKPFAIEELLARIRVLLKRRARGQGGGAESSTLRAGGLTLDKKSYAVAYNGEPIALTKKEFDLLCYLMEHAGQVVTRDMLLNDVWGYEYAGDTNIVDVYIRYLRTKIDEKTGVKYLHTVRGVGYMLRYEE
- a CDS encoding ATP-binding protein: MKSNRKAVKAEKKRERRRQKRERSARIRIAKQERKRAQKAARKQYTYNKRMAVYGEDNLFNRISGRTHRVAVQAVSNIRLSLSLRISWNYTRLLLSMCATELLLCLILAVGLEMYVLPRDAAENVYHGAQSAVPAVTVVASPDRPAHQLYVGNLFGGFSGLSWEGRHHLKLTYRVSDLYVTYDVAWHVAALGMLVAVLLALDVLRALRFMSAGRRINAQVLEPIDEITALAQKLSVNDLGRRINVEGTKNELKDLAVVINEMLDRIELAYNGQKQFVSDASHELRTPIAVIQGYANLLDRWGKDNPQVRDEAISAIISETQSMKELVEKLLFLARHDKKTLKLRPERFDVRDMIDESIKETEIITAAHTVRTGKLDHAVVNADRGALKQAVRILVDNAVKYTPDGGVITIECAASAESVALSVTDSGVGISGSELSAIFDRFYRADAARSGETPGHGLGLSILKIIVLSLGGKVRVRSTVGKGSTFTILLPRVG
- a CDS encoding ferredoxin-like protein, with the protein product MSEKKRIFDKAMTRRQFLKVSGKGMAGLALSTSLLNLFGVTKAEVESGAVSVLATADGVLVANGARCTGCQRCEMNCSLINDGKVMPYISRVKVLRNYYHGNDGEKGGVFGSFDYTPDTCHQCEDPACLKACPMGAISVRESDGVRVIDQEKCVGCGACVAACPYHMPTIDPETNKSTKCVSCGFCAENCPCGALKIVKWEDVAAAME
- a CDS encoding aldehyde ferredoxin oxidoreductase, with the protein product MYAWTGKILRLNMTAKTATIEDNKYCKDYLGGQGLANRIIYEEVPAGTHPQDEASKMVIAAGTLAGTGAACSGRTSVSLMSAFTEKPTIVDAHMGGNMAPQIKFAGYDAIIVEGKADAPTWVKILNDEVTFEDASGVWGKGTRETTAILNKEAGPEFCVCAIGPAGENLVNDSIIVNSMCHAAGCGSGALWGSKNLKAIVIHGTKSVAVADPKTTIELQQYQLRELIGANNNHVQPATQQSWNEFVGSTRWQGGPGKEWGEAIGGPLDTGEQKPGDINAVGMRNHTINFFMGDVAFKHTVKNGGCHSCPIRCFPDLHFDALKEYGTQDNTATCMTLMRANDFYNGHVKDFVDEGDGGLTLGSHCEWLMDDYGVWCGYGDLDYTFSYCMKNDIFKQKLSAEEYAEIPWDLMEAGDPLWANEMISRIATKKGEFGRVLGMGSLWTAKEWDLPDSFWNEATGTYFNFKKGYIRHHSSESFGQVGGLINIVFNRDSMCHTHQNCLGNGLPYDIVKGVLEEKFGEGCADKSASYTPMNPAKAKFAKWAIVRNNVHDSLALCNWVWPMTFSPMKERDYKGDTALEAKLLTAVTGEEWTEESLDFVGERIMQLQRAMTALEMNSKNLRADHDGVSDWVFDRDPDKEAFTEGTTKLEREDWEKALDLYYEEWGWDKATGIPTRATLEKFDLKDLADELETAGLLPA
- a CDS encoding HAD-IIB family hydrolase, with the protein product MEQKMIFFDIDGTLIDDRTGLIPDSTRTAIQRAQQRGHLLFVNTGRTICNIDPDVRALGFDGYVCGCGTHVELHGENLLARELGHDESVELVRALRELRMPAFFEGSGDIYGDPEMAGRYAELDAAMRMFRSRGLGAPVKAEDPSFAFSKFYIYVQPESDVEGFRAHIDGRFDWIERGGNEGEIVPHGFSKASGVDLLCAKLNIPLADCFAVGDSANDLSMLRHVPGSIAMGGSAPEIIPHCAYVTGRVLEDGIYKALAYFALI